The following proteins are co-located in the Maridesulfovibrio sp. genome:
- a CDS encoding DUF4372 domain-containing protein — protein MKNKGEFGRTYSDTILSQLLQLIPRHVFEAVEREHPSARKARVFTRWAQFVIWP, from the coding sequence ATGAAAAACAAAGGAGAGTTTGGACGTACTTATAGTGACACAATTCTTTCCCAACTGCTACAGCTGATACCTAGACATGTTTTTGAAGCCGTGGAGCGGGAGCATCCGAGTGCAAGAAAGGCTCGTGTTTTTACCCGCTGGGCTCAGTTTGTTATTTGGCCGTAG
- the tnpA gene encoding IS66 family insertion sequence element accessory protein TnpA, producing the protein MSENIGSRSNNEKYWQKLVNNWRESVLSQAEFSKQANISERVLGCWKRKFERKQVPGEKSHTVVAVPIERNTSPKQNSQLIIIHAWHRLRINRVRLSWNKNVQKLLKKCYVI; encoded by the coding sequence ATGTCAGAAAATATTGGAAGCAGGTCGAATAATGAAAAGTATTGGCAGAAACTGGTGAACAACTGGCGCGAAAGCGTCCTGAGCCAAGCTGAATTCAGCAAACAGGCTAATATTTCTGAGCGGGTGCTTGGTTGCTGGAAGCGGAAGTTTGAACGCAAGCAGGTTCCCGGCGAAAAATCCCATACAGTGGTTGCTGTTCCCATCGAGCGAAATACCTCCCCAAAACAGAATTCGCAGCTAATCATTATTCATGCATGGCACAGATTACGTATCAATCGTGTCCGGTTAAGCTGGAATAAAAACGTCCAAAAACTCCTCAAAAAATGTTATGTAATTTGA
- a CDS encoding glycosyltransferase family 4 protein has product MRLKGITMIIRSLMGGGAERVMSTMANYWVAMGISVTIITSVSPETDAYPVDPRVRRVWLKPNLSLAQLLGFPWRISSLRKAIVEEGNDLVVSFMDRTNIPVIVATRSIGVKVVIAERIDPHTQNYGLLKKALMRMCYPCADAVTVLTSNVKKEWADKFLASHKVHVIHNPVLPLDIGGDEKPEWLPDKFICCMGRLHPQKGFDLLLKVMPEVFTRWPEYSLVILGEGENRKDLELQAEILGIADKVFMPGFIKNPHSIIQHASLFVFPSRFEGFPNALVESMAIGLPVVSFDCPSGPGFMIEPGKNGQLVPLEDTEALLKNILFMLDNPDKAAQMGAEAKKICKKCNPDFVMGMWTNLLEAVLEGKQNFVQDKSPFIKACQDFSK; this is encoded by the coding sequence ATGCGTTTGAAAGGTATCACGATGATTATCCGCTCATTGATGGGGGGCGGTGCCGAACGTGTCATGAGTACAATGGCCAATTATTGGGTCGCCATGGGAATTTCTGTTACTATTATTACCTCTGTTTCACCCGAAACGGATGCATATCCTGTTGATCCTAGGGTTAGGCGGGTCTGGCTTAAACCAAACCTATCATTGGCTCAACTACTTGGATTTCCTTGGCGTATCAGTTCATTACGGAAGGCTATTGTTGAAGAAGGCAATGATCTGGTTGTCAGTTTTATGGACAGGACAAATATTCCGGTTATTGTTGCAACCCGCTCGATAGGGGTTAAGGTTGTTATTGCCGAACGGATAGATCCCCACACCCAAAATTACGGCCTGTTGAAGAAGGCATTGATGCGAATGTGTTATCCCTGTGCTGATGCTGTCACTGTTTTGACAAGCAACGTCAAAAAAGAATGGGCTGACAAGTTTCTTGCTTCTCATAAAGTTCATGTCATTCATAATCCGGTTCTGCCGCTGGATATCGGCGGAGATGAAAAACCGGAGTGGCTTCCCGACAAGTTCATTTGTTGTATGGGGCGACTTCATCCCCAGAAAGGCTTTGACCTGTTGTTGAAAGTTATGCCTGAGGTTTTTACGCGCTGGCCCGAATATTCACTTGTTATTCTGGGAGAAGGGGAAAACAGGAAAGATCTTGAGTTACAGGCTGAAATACTTGGAATTGCCGATAAAGTTTTTATGCCTGGATTTATTAAAAATCCCCATTCCATAATCCAGCATGCTTCTTTGTTCGTTTTCCCTTCACGTTTCGAAGGTTTTCCAAATGCGCTGGTCGAATCCATGGCCATAGGACTTCCCGTAGTCAGCTTTGATTGTCCATCCGGTCCGGGATTCATGATTGAACCCGGAAAAAACGGCCAACTGGTTCCCCTTGAAGATACCGAAGCTCTGCTCAAAAATATTCTGTTTATGCTTGATAATCCTGACAAAGCTGCACAGATGGGAGCTGAAGCAAAAAAGATTTGTAAAAAATGTAACCCTGACTTTGTAATGGGAATGTGGACAAATTTACTTGAGGCAGTCCTCGAAGGGAAACAGAATTTTGTCCAGGATAAATCCCCATTTATTAAAGCCTGTCAGGATTTTTCCAAGTAA
- a CDS encoding glycosyltransferase, with amino-acid sequence MKKNFIDSALNTVVLVLPVLCFGGAERCMVNMANWWAARGVKVYLITFHKDVQDYELDSRIIWLGLDDYEEAVPAETVWTEENYNIACLRKAIEFCLASSVARPLPVISFLTRMNLRTILATKDLPCRTVVSERSYPPSNPFPEREEKLRCQVYPQAHKVVLQTETGRDFWGRNILTEEKMSVIPNPVSESYCSETFVENNFVHGSNLLPDSRFLVTAGRLECEKRIDHFIRLFSVLVLDFPEINALVLGEGSLREELEALVCAEGLEDRVHMPGALEDLKGIFEQAELFVLTSKFEGFPNVLLESMASGCPVLSYDCLTGPREIIRDGVDGILIPPGDEHALQQSAKKILGNDALRFSMAREAKSVCERFHPDKIMLNWEKFF; translated from the coding sequence TTGAAGAAAAACTTTATTGACTCAGCTCTGAATACTGTTGTTCTTGTTCTACCTGTTCTTTGTTTTGGCGGGGCTGAGCGATGCATGGTGAACATGGCTAACTGGTGGGCTGCGAGAGGGGTAAAAGTTTATCTAATTACCTTCCATAAAGATGTTCAGGACTATGAACTGGATAGTCGTATAATCTGGCTGGGGCTGGATGATTATGAAGAAGCCGTTCCTGCCGAAACCGTTTGGACAGAAGAAAATTATAATATAGCTTGTCTGAGAAAGGCGATTGAGTTTTGTCTGGCTTCCTCCGTTGCACGCCCTTTGCCAGTCATAAGTTTTCTGACCCGGATGAACTTGCGCACAATTTTGGCAACCAAAGATCTCCCTTGCCGTACCGTTGTTTCAGAAAGATCCTACCCTCCTTCAAATCCTTTTCCTGAGAGAGAAGAGAAATTAAGGTGTCAGGTTTATCCTCAAGCCCACAAGGTCGTCCTTCAGACTGAAACAGGTCGTGATTTTTGGGGACGCAATATACTTACAGAAGAAAAAATGTCTGTTATCCCTAATCCTGTTTCAGAAAGCTATTGTTCCGAGACCTTCGTTGAAAATAATTTTGTTCACGGATCAAATCTACTTCCCGATTCCCGTTTTCTTGTTACTGCCGGACGTCTGGAATGCGAAAAACGCATAGACCATTTTATAAGGCTTTTTAGCGTGTTAGTCTTGGATTTCCCGGAAATAAATGCTTTAGTTCTTGGCGAAGGTAGTTTAAGGGAGGAACTGGAGGCATTGGTTTGTGCTGAAGGGCTTGAGGATCGAGTGCACATGCCCGGGGCTTTGGAAGATTTGAAAGGGATCTTTGAACAGGCAGAACTATTTGTTCTCACATCAAAATTCGAAGGATTTCCCAATGTCCTGCTGGAGAGTATGGCTTCGGGCTGTCCGGTTCTTAGTTATGACTGTCTCACAGGTCCCCGGGAAATTATACGGGACGGAGTTGACGGCATTCTGATTCCACCCGGAGACGAACATGCTTTACAGCAATCTGCCAAAAAAATTCTTGGGAACGATGCTTTGCGCTTCTCCATGGCACGGGAGGCGAAAAGCGTTTGTGAGCGTTTCCATCCCGATAAGATAATGTTGAATTGGGAAAAGTTTTTTTAA
- the asnB gene encoding asparagine synthase (glutamine-hydrolyzing), which produces MCGICGIIDYSGGSSVDDLVAVKRMTAALYHRGPNNQNIWGQGPASLGHSRLSILDLSSAANQPMRSYDGRYVIVFNGEIYNFRKLRSSLEATGYSFHTDSDTEVLLQMYVAFGPKCVNMLSGMFAFAVWDSGAQTLFAARDRFGQKPLFFSHEGERLSFSSELNSLFEDRTLTREPDLNAVYHYLTVQSVPAPLCAFKGINKLGPGECFFLESGSMKKWRYWTPVFSNRFSGSDLEAAEELDLLLQNAVSTHLESEVPLGLFLSGGVDSSLITAIACRNHGDMRSFSMGFDDQEYDERPFADEIARIYETKHHSEVVSPKIKYLLPAIVRQYGEPYADSSAVPTWMLADITAKHVTVVLSGDGGDDLFGGYERFLNPFIYGDVVKDNPHLLAFMDELKHNLRNRCTDEVLKAWDIDAGTAKYYYHWARVCGEAKKRICSQELIAAATPPLSLCLMLKHFSTNISNAPLDRIQLFELDYYLASTLMPKIDIASMASSLEVRSPFLDNDVADFALSLPTRFRIRRTKVDNCGSFSVGFEPKWLVKELARKYLPSNLVYRRKKGFGAPIAKWLRQDLLELLADSLLSKSARERAWVNTSIVEKMINDHSSGKGRHGNVLWGLLMLELWAQEFL; this is translated from the coding sequence ATGTGCGGTATCTGTGGAATAATTGATTACTCGGGTGGGAGCAGTGTCGATGATTTGGTGGCTGTTAAACGTATGACTGCTGCGCTCTACCACCGGGGGCCGAATAATCAGAATATTTGGGGCCAAGGTCCTGCCTCTTTAGGGCATTCCAGACTTTCCATTCTTGATCTTTCCTCTGCTGCAAACCAGCCCATGAGAAGTTATGACGGCAGGTATGTAATCGTTTTTAATGGCGAAATATATAATTTTAGAAAGTTGCGTTCCTCACTGGAAGCTACAGGTTATTCCTTTCACACAGATTCAGACACTGAAGTGCTTTTGCAGATGTATGTTGCATTCGGCCCGAAATGTGTAAACATGCTTTCAGGAATGTTCGCCTTTGCTGTGTGGGATAGTGGGGCGCAGACTTTGTTTGCGGCGCGTGACCGTTTTGGGCAGAAACCATTATTTTTTTCTCATGAAGGTGAACGCTTGAGTTTTTCTTCCGAACTCAATTCGCTATTTGAAGATAGAACTCTGACAAGAGAACCTGACCTGAATGCTGTTTATCATTATTTGACAGTGCAATCTGTTCCGGCTCCATTATGCGCATTCAAAGGGATCAATAAGCTGGGGCCGGGGGAATGCTTTTTTTTGGAAAGCGGGAGCATGAAAAAATGGAGATACTGGACTCCTGTATTTAGCAATAGATTTTCCGGAAGTGATCTAGAAGCCGCGGAAGAGCTGGATCTACTGCTGCAGAATGCAGTTAGTACTCATCTAGAAAGTGAGGTCCCGCTGGGACTTTTTCTTTCCGGCGGAGTGGACAGTTCTCTAATTACCGCCATTGCCTGCCGAAACCATGGAGATATGCGCAGTTTTTCCATGGGATTTGATGACCAGGAATATGATGAGCGGCCATTCGCCGATGAAATTGCACGTATTTATGAAACGAAACATCACTCTGAAGTTGTATCTCCTAAAATCAAATATTTATTACCCGCTATAGTGCGACAATACGGTGAACCCTATGCCGACTCATCTGCTGTTCCGACCTGGATGCTTGCTGATATTACAGCAAAGCATGTTACAGTTGTTCTTTCTGGTGATGGAGGGGATGATCTTTTCGGAGGTTATGAAAGATTTTTAAACCCCTTTATTTATGGGGATGTAGTTAAAGATAATCCTCATCTGCTCGCTTTTATGGATGAATTAAAACATAATTTGCGTAATAGATGTACCGATGAAGTTCTGAAGGCGTGGGACATTGATGCAGGGACAGCCAAATATTATTATCATTGGGCAAGGGTCTGTGGTGAGGCTAAGAAACGGATCTGTTCTCAAGAACTGATTGCTGCTGCAACCCCACCACTTTCTTTGTGTTTAATGCTAAAACATTTTTCCACGAACATTAGCAATGCCCCTTTGGACCGTATACAACTTTTTGAGTTGGATTATTATTTAGCAAGCACCTTAATGCCGAAAATAGACATAGCTTCTATGGCATCATCGCTGGAGGTGCGTTCTCCGTTTCTAGACAATGATGTTGCTGATTTTGCGCTTTCCCTGCCAACAAGGTTCAGGATTCGCCGCACAAAAGTGGATAACTGTGGGAGTTTTAGTGTCGGTTTTGAACCGAAGTGGCTTGTAAAAGAATTGGCTAGAAAATATCTGCCATCAAATTTAGTCTATCGACGCAAAAAAGGTTTTGGAGCCCCTATTGCAAAGTGGTTGAGGCAGGATCTGTTGGAGTTACTCGCAGATAGTCTCTTGTCAAAATCTGCCAGAGAACGGGCATGGGTAAATACCTCTATTGTGGAAAAAATGATAAATGATCATTCTTCCGGTAAAGGGCGGCATGGTAATGTTTTGTGGGGGCTGCTTATGTTAGAGTTGTGGGCACAAGAATTTTTGTAA
- a CDS encoding IS3 family transposase (programmed frameshift), with translation MKKSRYSDSRILSILKQAENGLPVAEFCREHGMSRATFYKWRSKYGGMNASLMARMKELERENRQLTKMYAEERLKAEIVKEALGKKVVKPSCRRKMAKASVKEEKVNIRQACEAFHISQTCYRYEPKLSAENELIADWLIRLTHNQRNWGFGLCFLYLRNVQGFSCNNKRVYRIYRELELNMCIKPKKRLVREKPESLSQPEAANQIWSMDFMHDQLEDGRSFGLLNVIDDYNREGLSIEVDLSLPADRVVRTLNQIIEWRGKPNAIRCNNGPEYISNRLLSWAEKENIRLEYIQPGKPQQNAYVERFNRTVRYDWLSHYMFESIQEVQGYATKWLWTYNNERPNMGIGGITPMQKLRMAA, from the exons ATGAAAAAGTCCCGTTACAGCGACAGTCGGATTTTGAGTATTTTGAAGCAGGCCGAAAACGGTCTTCCCGTTGCCGAATTTTGCCGTGAACACGGAATGAGCAGAGCCACGTTCTACAAGTGGCGTTCCAAGTACGGCGGTATGAACGCATCCTTGATGGCCCGAATGAAAGAGCTGGAGCGCGAGAATCGTCAGCTAACGAAAATGTATGCCGAAGAACGATTGAAAGCTGAGATCGTCAAGGAAGCTCTCG GAAAAAAAGTGGTAAAGCCGTCTTGTCGGCGCAAGATGGCAAAGGCATCTGTAAAGGAAGAAAAAGTCAATATCCGTCAGGCGTGCGAAGCCTTTCACATCAGCCAAACTTGCTACAGGTATGAACCCAAACTATCCGCTGAGAATGAACTTATTGCTGACTGGCTGATCCGGTTGACGCACAATCAACGCAACTGGGGCTTTGGATTGTGCTTCCTGTATCTGCGCAACGTGCAGGGCTTTTCATGCAATAATAAGCGTGTGTATCGAATTTACCGAGAGCTTGAGCTTAACATGTGCATTAAGCCTAAGAAACGGCTCGTGCGAGAAAAGCCGGAGTCATTATCGCAGCCCGAAGCTGCTAATCAAATTTGGTCCATGGATTTTATGCATGACCAATTGGAAGATGGGCGCAGTTTTGGTTTGTTGAACGTGATCGATGATTATAATCGTGAAGGCTTGAGCATTGAAGTAGATCTGTCATTGCCTGCGGATCGTGTTGTTCGAACGTTGAATCAGATTATCGAATGGCGCGGTAAGCCCAATGCAATAAGGTGCAATAACGGTCCTGAGTATATCAGCAACAGACTGCTATCGTGGGCAGAAAAAGAAAATATACGACTTGAATATATCCAACCGGGAAAACCGCAACAGAATGCGTATGTTGAACGCTTCAATCGGACCGTGCGGTACGACTGGTTGAGCCACTACATGTTTGAAAGCATCCAAGAAGTGCAAGGCTACGCAACCAAATGGCTCTGGACATACAATAATGAACGCCCCAATATGGGCATTGGCGGCATCACCCCGATGCAAAAACTGAGAATGGCTGCATAG
- a CDS encoding TylF/MycF/NovP-related O-methyltransferase — protein MFEKLYKVVQEEFEKLPADIPQHYLPYPPKSLQDKFRWLLACGKIFCPEYRFKSPHVDWWNDEEFCNYLSAMGEDWLMNSDRRWNMLQFMKFAHAVPGDTAECGAYRGSSSYLICKENKEAGSNRHHHIFDSFEGLSEPNEFDGGHWEKNALQASEVELMENLQEFVENISVYKGWIPDHFHKVEDLKFSFVHIDVDLYAPTLQSIRFFYPRLNPGGVLVCDDYGVGTCPGCTKAINEFMADKPESVISLSTGACVLIKDT, from the coding sequence ATGTTTGAAAAGCTATATAAGGTAGTACAGGAAGAATTCGAAAAATTACCTGCGGATATTCCGCAGCATTATTTGCCATATCCTCCAAAGTCACTACAAGATAAATTTCGATGGCTGTTGGCTTGCGGTAAGATTTTTTGTCCTGAATATCGTTTTAAATCTCCACATGTTGATTGGTGGAATGATGAGGAATTTTGCAATTATTTAAGTGCAATGGGTGAAGACTGGCTGATGAATTCAGATAGACGGTGGAACATGTTGCAGTTTATGAAGTTTGCTCATGCTGTCCCTGGAGATACTGCGGAATGCGGCGCATACAGAGGTTCCTCGTCCTACCTGATCTGTAAAGAAAATAAAGAAGCTGGAAGTAATCGTCATCACCATATATTTGATTCATTTGAGGGATTGTCGGAACCCAACGAATTTGATGGGGGACATTGGGAAAAAAATGCGCTTCAAGCTTCTGAAGTGGAGTTGATGGAGAATCTCCAGGAATTCGTTGAAAATATATCTGTTTACAAAGGTTGGATTCCAGATCATTTTCATAAAGTTGAGGATTTGAAATTTTCATTTGTACATATTGACGTAGATCTTTATGCCCCCACCCTGCAAAGCATACGTTTCTTTTATCCAAGATTGAATCCTGGCGGAGTACTTGTGTGCGATGATTACGGTGTTGGAACTTGTCCAGGATGCACAAAAGCAATTAATGAATTTATGGCGGACAAGCCCGAAAGTGTAATTTCTCTTTCTACAGGAGCTTGTGTGCTAATTAAAGATACTTAG